The following coding sequences lie in one Allorhizobium pseudoryzae genomic window:
- a CDS encoding SDR family NAD(P)-dependent oxidoreductase, translating to MSAAYDTVRYQSLTNRHVLITGGASGIGEEMVKAYRAQGARVSFVDINEDAGRKTAEATGAVFKPCDVTDIAALRDTVAAFETENGPIEVLVNNAGKDDRHAMDEVEPDYWRRALALNLDHQFFATQAVAKAMAANGGGSIIMFSSISWMRGRPGMVGYTTSKAAINGLTKTLARELGPSGIRVNCIVPGAIVTERQLKLWTTPEQNQQFIDLQALKFRLDASHVARLALFLGSDESSGCTGANFVVDAGLTQN from the coding sequence ATGTCCGCCGCTTACGATACTGTCCGTTACCAGTCCCTGACCAATCGCCACGTCCTCATCACCGGCGGCGCATCAGGCATTGGCGAGGAAATGGTGAAGGCCTACCGGGCGCAGGGGGCACGGGTCTCCTTCGTCGATATCAACGAGGACGCAGGACGCAAGACGGCAGAGGCGACGGGTGCGGTCTTCAAACCCTGTGACGTCACGGACATCGCAGCGCTGCGGGACACCGTTGCCGCGTTCGAAACGGAGAACGGCCCGATTGAGGTGCTGGTCAACAATGCCGGCAAGGACGACCGCCACGCCATGGACGAGGTCGAGCCGGACTACTGGCGCCGCGCGCTGGCGCTGAACCTCGACCACCAGTTCTTTGCCACGCAGGCGGTCGCCAAGGCGATGGCGGCGAATGGCGGCGGTTCGATCATCATGTTCAGCTCGATCTCCTGGATGCGCGGTCGCCCCGGCATGGTCGGCTACACCACCTCGAAGGCCGCCATCAACGGCTTGACGAAGACGCTCGCCCGCGAGCTTGGACCCTCGGGCATCCGCGTCAACTGCATCGTGCCGGGCGCCATCGTCACCGAACGACAGCTGAAGCTCTGGACCACACCGGAGCAGAACCAGCAGTTCATTGACCTTCAGGCGCTGAAATTCCGCCTCGATGCCAGCCACGTGGCACGCCTTGCCCTCTTCCTCGGCTCCGACGAAAGCTCCGGCTGTACCGGTGCGAATTTCGTCGTCGATGCCGGCCTCACCCAGAACTGA
- a CDS encoding alpha-glucosidase: MQLNLIPGGFTLTLAGREILRHTEAAPALFVGQGEERMDMYRGNFDIEDYVVERTALPHVEINGNRLEFSAARGLPARFAVTLEGKHLLTQSLDASINRVWIRVTAEAGEHVWGGGEQMSYFDMRGRKFPLWTSEPGVGRDKSTEITFKADVTGKSGGDYYNTNYPQPTYISSRRYALHVETMAYSVFDFRREGFHEIEIWAVPERLELFAAPTFVELVGALSTRFGRQPELPEWVYGGAILGLKDGENSFARMEKMRAAGVKVSGLWCEDWVGLRHTSFGARLFWDWQANETRYPNLRQKIAELQNDGIRFLGYVNPYLCVDGPLYPVADAKGYFAKDEAGKTALVDFGEFDCGVVDFTNPDASAWFAEEVIGKNMLDYGLSGWMADFGEYLPIDVKLQNGIDAKLMHNAWPTLWAEVNARAVESRGKTGETLFFMRAGFTGVQAHCPLLWGGDQSVDFSRHDGLVTVICGALSSGLLGNAYHHSDIGGYTSLFGNVRTAELIMRWAEMAAFTPVMRSHEGNRPRDNLQIDQDAEVLAHFARMTAIYVHLAPYLKTLSSEAAATGLPVQRPLFLHHEDDAQTYIIQDSYLYGRDLLVAPVWKAAETTREVYLPQGERWVHIWSGTAFEGGQTVSVDAPLGKPAVFRRDGAAMSELFDGLRTL; encoded by the coding sequence ATGCAGCTGAACCTCATCCCCGGCGGCTTTACCCTCACCCTCGCTGGCCGCGAGATCCTGCGCCACACCGAGGCCGCTCCCGCCCTCTTCGTCGGTCAGGGCGAAGAACGCATGGACATGTACCGCGGCAACTTCGACATCGAAGACTATGTTGTCGAGCGAACCGCGCTTCCCCATGTCGAGATCAATGGCAATCGTCTCGAGTTTTCGGCAGCGCGCGGGCTCCCGGCGCGTTTCGCCGTAACCCTCGAAGGTAAACACCTGCTGACTCAGTCGCTGGATGCCTCCATCAACCGCGTCTGGATCCGCGTGACCGCAGAGGCGGGCGAGCATGTCTGGGGTGGCGGCGAGCAGATGTCGTACTTCGACATGCGCGGCCGCAAGTTCCCGCTCTGGACCTCGGAACCGGGCGTGGGTCGCGACAAATCGACCGAGATCACCTTCAAGGCGGATGTGACCGGCAAGTCGGGCGGTGATTACTACAACACCAACTATCCGCAGCCGACCTATATCTCATCCCGTCGTTATGCACTGCATGTGGAAACGATGGCCTATTCGGTGTTCGATTTCCGCCGCGAGGGTTTCCACGAGATTGAAATCTGGGCGGTACCGGAACGCCTTGAACTCTTTGCCGCCCCAACCTTTGTCGAGCTCGTCGGCGCGCTCTCAACCCGCTTTGGTCGTCAGCCGGAACTTCCCGAATGGGTGTATGGCGGCGCGATCCTTGGCCTGAAGGATGGCGAGAATTCTTTTGCGCGGATGGAAAAAATGCGCGCCGCCGGCGTCAAGGTGTCCGGCCTCTGGTGTGAGGACTGGGTCGGCCTTCGCCACACCTCCTTCGGCGCGCGGCTGTTCTGGGACTGGCAGGCCAACGAGACCCGCTACCCGAACCTTCGCCAGAAGATCGCCGAACTCCAGAACGACGGCATCCGTTTCCTCGGTTATGTGAACCCGTATCTCTGCGTCGATGGGCCGCTTTACCCAGTCGCCGACGCAAAGGGCTATTTCGCCAAGGATGAAGCCGGGAAGACCGCATTGGTGGATTTCGGCGAGTTTGATTGCGGCGTCGTCGATTTTACCAATCCCGACGCTTCTGCCTGGTTTGCCGAAGAGGTGATCGGCAAGAACATGCTGGATTACGGCCTGTCCGGCTGGATGGCAGATTTCGGCGAATACCTGCCGATCGACGTGAAGCTTCAGAACGGCATCGATGCCAAGCTCATGCACAATGCCTGGCCAACGCTGTGGGCCGAGGTGAATGCGCGAGCCGTCGAAAGCCGCGGCAAGACCGGCGAGACCCTGTTCTTCATGCGCGCTGGCTTCACCGGCGTGCAAGCCCATTGCCCGCTCCTGTGGGGCGGTGACCAGTCGGTGGATTTCTCCCGCCACGATGGTCTCGTGACCGTTATCTGCGGCGCACTCTCCTCCGGCCTGCTTGGCAATGCCTACCATCATTCGGATATCGGCGGGTACACGAGCCTGTTCGGCAATGTCCGCACCGCAGAACTCATCATGCGCTGGGCGGAGATGGCAGCGTTTACGCCGGTCATGCGCAGCCACGAAGGCAACCGCCCGCGCGACAACCTGCAGATCGACCAGGACGCCGAAGTTCTCGCGCATTTCGCCCGGATGACGGCGATCTACGTGCATCTCGCACCCTATCTGAAGACGTTGTCTTCCGAAGCGGCCGCCACTGGCTTGCCGGTGCAGCGCCCGCTCTTCCTGCATCACGAAGACGATGCCCAGACCTACATCATACAGGATAGCTACCTCTATGGCCGCGACCTGCTGGTGGCCCCGGTGTGGAAGGCCGCGGAAACCACACGCGAGGTCTACCTGCCGCAAGGCGAACGCTGGGTGCATATCTGGTCAGGCACCGCGTTCGAAGGCGGTCAGACGGTTTCGGTCGATGCTCCGCTCGGAAAACCCGCCGTCTTCCGCCGCGACGGTGCTGCGATGAGCGAATTGTTCGACGGGCTGCGGACACTCTGA
- a CDS encoding methyl-accepting chemotaxis protein — protein MGIASLLNSKETNKLLALDALKANVMVADAKLNIMYMNPAVVELLKEAEDDLKKELPRFSVATLIGSNIDVFHKNPAHQRGMLSALKNRHSATIRVGTRIFDLLVTPLKSGNKTTGFVVEWADAKERLLNLDYAAQIAAISRSQAIIEFTVTGQIISANKNFLDTMGYASVDEIKGKHHSMFVSPEYAASADYKAFWKELSEGRYQAAEFKRTRKDGREVVIAASYNPILGINGEVTKVVKFASDVTKRVHTVNALGDSLKRLCSGDFAFQLNEPFAPEFEFLRLDLNTSVTQLCDTFRQIAQSVDLIGTGTREISQGVTDLSRRTEGQAANLEETAAALEEITANVGSSAQRAQDARDVASRAKTSAEQSGEVVSHAVDAMSRIEDSSGKISNIIGVIDEIAFQTNLLALNAGVEAARAGEAGRGFAVVAQEVRELAQRSAKAAKEIKDLIHHSVSEVAGGVKLVRDTGNALRNISQLIVEINDHIVAISTAAKEQSTGLSEVNGAVNSMDQSTQQNAAMVEESSAAASTLASETAKLREMIGQFTLSASGNHSTHVWTGSAGASFHRAA, from the coding sequence ATGGGAATCGCATCATTGCTGAATTCGAAGGAGACCAACAAGCTTCTGGCGCTGGATGCGCTGAAGGCCAATGTCATGGTCGCCGACGCCAAGTTAAACATCATGTATATGAACCCGGCCGTCGTGGAGCTCCTCAAGGAAGCGGAAGATGACCTGAAGAAGGAGCTGCCGCGATTTTCCGTCGCCACGTTGATTGGCAGCAATATCGACGTCTTCCACAAGAACCCGGCACATCAACGCGGCATGTTGTCGGCGCTCAAGAACCGGCATAGCGCAACCATTCGCGTTGGCACGCGCATTTTCGACCTTCTGGTCACGCCGCTGAAGAGCGGCAACAAGACGACGGGATTCGTGGTGGAATGGGCGGATGCCAAGGAGCGTCTTCTCAATCTCGATTATGCCGCCCAGATCGCCGCCATCAGCCGCTCGCAGGCCATCATCGAGTTCACCGTTACCGGTCAGATCATCAGCGCGAACAAGAACTTTCTCGACACGATGGGCTACGCCTCTGTGGACGAGATCAAGGGTAAACACCACAGCATGTTCGTGTCACCCGAATATGCAGCGAGTGCAGACTACAAGGCGTTCTGGAAGGAGCTGTCCGAAGGGCGCTACCAGGCTGCCGAATTCAAGCGGACCCGCAAAGACGGGCGTGAAGTCGTCATCGCCGCATCCTACAACCCGATCTTGGGCATTAACGGTGAAGTCACGAAGGTGGTGAAGTTCGCGTCGGATGTCACGAAGCGCGTCCACACCGTCAATGCACTGGGCGACAGCTTGAAGCGCCTCTGTTCCGGCGACTTTGCCTTCCAGCTCAACGAACCGTTTGCTCCGGAATTCGAATTCCTCCGGCTCGATCTCAACACATCCGTCACCCAGCTTTGCGACACCTTTCGCCAGATCGCCCAGAGCGTCGATCTGATCGGGACTGGCACGCGGGAAATCAGCCAGGGCGTCACCGATCTGTCGCGCAGAACGGAAGGGCAGGCGGCGAACCTGGAAGAAACCGCAGCAGCGCTGGAAGAGATCACGGCCAATGTCGGTTCGTCCGCGCAACGGGCTCAGGATGCCCGCGATGTGGCCTCCCGCGCCAAGACGAGCGCGGAACAATCCGGCGAGGTGGTTTCGCATGCGGTGGACGCCATGAGCCGCATCGAGGATTCGTCCGGCAAGATTTCCAACATCATCGGCGTGATCGACGAGATCGCCTTCCAGACCAACCTTCTTGCCCTCAATGCCGGTGTCGAGGCCGCTCGTGCCGGAGAGGCGGGGCGCGGTTTCGCCGTCGTGGCGCAGGAGGTGCGCGAACTGGCGCAACGGTCCGCCAAGGCCGCGAAGGAGATCAAGGACCTCATCCATCACTCGGTCTCGGAAGTGGCAGGCGGGGTCAAGCTGGTGCGCGATACCGGAAATGCGCTGCGCAATATCAGCCAGTTGATTGTCGAGATCAACGATCACATCGTCGCCATCTCCACGGCGGCCAAGGAACAGTCCACCGGGCTGAGCGAGGTGAATGGCGCAGTCAACAGCATGGATCAATCCACGCAGCAGAACGCGGCCATGGTGGAGGAAAGCAGCGCCGCTGCCAGCACGCTCGCCTCCGAAACAGCCAAGCTGCGCGAGATGATTGGTCAGTTCACGTTAAGCGCATCCGGCAACCATTCCACCCATGTCTGGACAGGCAGCGCAGGTGCGTCCTTCCATCGGGCGGCTTGA
- the rocF gene encoding arginase: MLCKLIGVPLQDGAAQLGCEMGPSALRTAGLAGALRELGHEVVDFGNLSPQTADVPVHPNPALKNLPVISGWVSEIAETAYRESRDGLPIFLGGDHALSAGSVAGVARRAAEQERPLFVLWLDAHTDFHSLQSTTSGNLHGVPVAYFTGQPGFDGYFPTLTHPVDPADVCMVGIRSVDPAERSAISGTALTVHDMRVIDEQGIAAPLRVFLDRVAAAKGCLHVSLDVDFLDPSIGPAVGTTVPGGATFREAHLVMEMLHESGLVTSLDLVELNPFLDERGRTATLLVDLTASLMGRKVMDRPTRRY, from the coding sequence ATGTTGTGCAAGTTGATTGGTGTTCCTCTGCAGGATGGCGCGGCACAGTTGGGCTGCGAGATGGGGCCGAGCGCGCTTCGAACCGCGGGCCTTGCAGGGGCGCTTCGGGAGCTTGGCCATGAGGTCGTGGATTTCGGCAATCTTTCACCCCAAACAGCCGATGTACCTGTTCATCCCAATCCGGCCCTCAAGAACCTGCCGGTGATCAGCGGCTGGGTCTCCGAAATCGCCGAGACCGCCTACCGCGAAAGCCGTGACGGGCTGCCGATTTTTCTCGGCGGCGATCATGCTTTGTCGGCCGGTAGTGTCGCCGGTGTCGCTCGACGTGCGGCTGAACAAGAGAGGCCGCTCTTCGTCCTGTGGCTCGATGCCCATACGGATTTTCATAGCCTTCAGTCAACGACGAGTGGCAATCTGCATGGCGTGCCGGTTGCCTACTTTACCGGCCAGCCGGGGTTCGACGGATATTTCCCGACGCTCACCCATCCCGTCGATCCGGCCGATGTCTGCATGGTCGGCATCCGCAGCGTCGATCCCGCGGAACGGTCTGCAATCTCCGGCACCGCCTTGACGGTACACGACATGCGCGTGATCGATGAGCAGGGCATTGCAGCACCACTTCGCGTCTTCCTGGACCGGGTTGCCGCCGCCAAGGGTTGCCTGCATGTGAGCCTGGATGTGGATTTCCTTGATCCTTCCATCGGACCGGCAGTGGGCACAACGGTGCCGGGCGGCGCCACATTCCGCGAGGCGCATCTGGTGATGGAGATGCTGCATGAAAGCGGACTGGTGACGAGCCTGGATCTGGTCGAACTCAATCCGTTTCTGGACGAGCGCGGGCGCACCGCCACCCTGCTGGTGGATCTCACCGCCAGCCTGATGGGGCGCAAGGTGATGGACCGCCCGACGCGCCGGTACTGA
- a CDS encoding HpcH/HpaI aldolase family protein, which produces MFKTNTLKARLHAGDAVYGCWVAGGSPTNAEILGHAGFDFVLADHEHGIGDTRDVVDVLRALETTPTPAVVRVAWNDHVLLKRVIDAGVQSVMIPSVDTPDLAEAAVQACLYPPAGFRGYAASVVRASTFGLEPDYVRKANDNMLTIIQLESALAAENAAAIAAIDGADVIFIGINDLAASMGLIGQTGHPDVQALARKVEREVLAAGKVLGTVPNAGAGVNDLLDRGYRFIPGPYDVALLRDAGMAAMAQYRELQAAKARGETPADGKGTSY; this is translated from the coding sequence ATGTTCAAGACCAATACTCTCAAGGCCCGCCTGCACGCCGGTGATGCCGTTTATGGCTGCTGGGTGGCCGGTGGCTCCCCCACCAACGCCGAAATCCTGGGTCACGCAGGCTTCGACTTCGTTCTCGCCGATCATGAGCACGGCATCGGTGATACGCGGGATGTCGTGGATGTGCTGCGTGCTCTCGAGACCACGCCAACACCGGCCGTGGTGCGGGTTGCCTGGAATGATCACGTGCTACTGAAGCGCGTCATCGATGCCGGCGTGCAATCGGTGATGATCCCTTCGGTCGATACGCCGGATCTGGCAGAGGCAGCCGTGCAGGCCTGCCTTTATCCACCGGCGGGTTTTCGTGGTTACGCGGCGTCCGTGGTCAGAGCCTCGACCTTCGGTCTGGAGCCGGACTATGTCCGCAAGGCCAATGACAACATGCTGACGATCATCCAGCTGGAATCGGCCCTGGCGGCAGAAAACGCCGCTGCGATCGCGGCTATCGACGGCGCGGACGTCATCTTCATCGGCATCAATGATCTGGCCGCATCCATGGGCCTGATCGGCCAGACCGGCCATCCGGACGTGCAGGCGCTGGCCCGCAAGGTAGAGCGCGAGGTCTTGGCCGCCGGCAAGGTTCTGGGAACGGTGCCCAATGCCGGTGCGGGTGTAAACGACCTGCTGGACCGCGGCTACCGCTTCATCCCCGGCCCTTACGATGTTGCGCTGCTGCGAGATGCCGGGATGGCCGCCATGGCACAATATCGGGAACTGCAGGCAGCCAAAGCCCGTGGCGAAACCCCTGCCGATGGCAAGGGGACATCCTACTGA
- a CDS encoding HpcH/HpaI aldolase family protein, whose protein sequence is MSTLNPFKSWLFDKTRATPLGTWLMAAAPASAEALGYAGFDFLVVDMEHVPIEVPDLAHILRAIGCTPADAVVRLAWNDQVLVKRCMDAGARTVMLPFVQTAEEAEAAASYTRYPPHGIRGVAAVHRGSKFGTIPNYLKNANDDVCTIVQLETPEAIERLPEIAAVDGIDALFVGPGDLSAAMGHIGNIAHPEVQALIEKAAKDAHAAGKPIGIVGPNPDMVKRFIGYGYDYAAIASDIAMMTGRANEWLGQMKGEAKPAATPTAAY, encoded by the coding sequence ATGAGCACGCTGAACCCCTTCAAATCCTGGCTCTTTGACAAGACCCGCGCGACGCCGCTCGGCACATGGCTGATGGCGGCGGCGCCCGCCAGCGCCGAAGCGCTCGGTTACGCCGGCTTCGACTTCCTCGTGGTGGACATGGAGCATGTGCCGATCGAGGTCCCCGACCTTGCCCATATTCTCCGCGCCATCGGCTGCACGCCGGCGGATGCGGTTGTGCGACTGGCCTGGAACGACCAGGTTCTCGTCAAGCGCTGCATGGATGCCGGTGCGCGCACCGTGATGCTGCCCTTCGTGCAGACGGCGGAAGAGGCGGAAGCCGCCGCCTCTTACACGCGTTACCCCCCTCATGGTATTCGGGGCGTCGCCGCGGTTCATCGCGGCTCGAAGTTCGGCACGATCCCGAACTACCTGAAAAATGCGAATGACGATGTCTGCACCATCGTGCAGCTGGAAACGCCGGAAGCGATCGAGCGTCTGCCGGAGATCGCCGCCGTGGATGGGATCGACGCGCTGTTCGTCGGTCCGGGCGACCTGTCGGCGGCCATGGGCCATATCGGCAACATCGCCCACCCAGAGGTTCAAGCGCTGATCGAAAAGGCGGCCAAGGACGCTCATGCGGCCGGCAAGCCGATCGGCATCGTCGGCCCCAACCCGGACATGGTGAAGCGCTTCATCGGCTACGGTTACGACTACGCGGCAATCGCCTCCGATATCGCCATGATGACGGGCCGCGCCAATGAGTGGCTGGGCCAGATGAAGGGCGAGGCAAAGCCGGCCGCCACCCCCACCGCGGCCTACTGA
- a CDS encoding TSUP family transporter — MDVSGLAGLLAIAFIASYTQTLTGFALGLIMMGGIGLTGGLPLTDAAVLVSILVVVNAAQVLAKGWRDIAFRQLAPALLSSLLFLGVGYWLLNLLAAASLEWVKIVLGLVIIISSVQLSLKPQGLERMSSQASFAGFGAAAGLMGGLFSTAGPPLIYHFYRQPLNASTVRETLVAIFATNALIRLGIVAGAGQMPTASFWWGLVAIPVVILATWLAKRYPPPLSPLSMRRSAFLLLFLSGVSLALPPLWKLAQAAA, encoded by the coding sequence ATGGATGTCTCCGGATTGGCGGGCCTTCTCGCCATCGCCTTCATCGCATCCTATACCCAGACGCTGACCGGTTTTGCCCTCGGCCTCATCATGATGGGCGGCATCGGCCTGACGGGGGGTCTGCCGCTCACGGATGCCGCCGTTCTCGTCAGCATTCTCGTGGTCGTGAACGCCGCACAGGTGCTGGCCAAGGGGTGGCGGGACATCGCGTTCCGGCAACTGGCGCCCGCCCTCCTCTCAAGCTTGCTCTTCCTGGGTGTCGGGTATTGGCTACTCAACCTCTTGGCCGCAGCCTCGCTCGAATGGGTCAAGATCGTGCTGGGGCTGGTCATCATCATTTCCAGCGTGCAGTTGTCGCTGAAGCCGCAGGGGCTGGAGAGAATGTCCTCCCAGGCCTCCTTTGCCGGGTTCGGCGCCGCCGCCGGTCTGATGGGCGGCCTGTTCTCGACCGCCGGACCGCCGCTCATCTACCACTTCTACCGCCAGCCCCTGAACGCATCCACCGTTCGCGAGACGCTTGTTGCGATCTTTGCCACCAACGCGCTGATTCGGCTTGGCATCGTTGCGGGCGCCGGGCAGATGCCGACTGCCTCCTTCTGGTGGGGCCTTGTGGCCATCCCGGTCGTCATTCTGGCAACGTGGCTGGCAAAACGCTATCCGCCGCCGCTCTCGCCGTTGAGCATGCGGCGCAGCGCCTTTCTCCTGCTCTTTCTCTCGGGTGTTTCGCTGGCGCTGCCGCCTTTGTGGAAGCTGGCGCAGGCGGCCGCCTAA
- the glpK gene encoding glycerol kinase GlpK, which translates to MKDFILAIDQGTTSTRSIVFDRSYKARGVGQQEFTQHFPHSGWVEHEAEDLWTTTVETVRKAMQAASVTAAEIAAIGITNQRETALVWDRRTGKAIHRAIVWQDRRTAEHCAKLREDGHSDLVAERTGLLIDPYFSATKIAWLLDNVSGAREAAEAGHLAFGTVDSWLIYKLTAGRRHVIDVTNASRTMLCNIGTAEWDDDLLKLFNIPRSMLPEILSNIDDFGTTEPDLFGGPIAIKGVAGDQQAAVIGQACFTPGMMKSTYGTGCFALLNTGTDRVTSKNRLLTTIAYRLNGEIHYALEGSIFIAGAAVQWLRDGLKMIGKASETAELAAKADPGQRVYLVPAFTGLGAPWWDAEARGAMFGMTRNTGPAEFARAALESVCFQTRDLLGAMRKDWPRQADTLLRVDGGMAANDWTMQRLSDILGVAVDRSDSSEVTALGAAWLAGHGAGIWPDQAGFAAEWHLERQFTPSMDANERDLLLKGWDCAVQCTLAFGK; encoded by the coding sequence ATGAAGGACTTCATTCTCGCCATCGACCAGGGTACCACATCCACCCGATCGATCGTCTTCGACCGGAGTTACAAGGCCCGCGGCGTCGGACAGCAGGAGTTCACCCAGCACTTCCCGCACTCGGGCTGGGTGGAGCATGAGGCCGAGGACCTCTGGACGACCACGGTGGAGACGGTCCGCAAGGCCATGCAGGCTGCCTCTGTCACCGCGGCAGAGATCGCCGCGATCGGTATCACCAATCAGCGTGAGACAGCCCTCGTCTGGGACCGCCGCACCGGCAAGGCGATCCACAGAGCCATCGTCTGGCAGGATCGCCGCACGGCCGAGCATTGTGCCAAGCTGCGCGAAGACGGTCATTCCGATCTGGTGGCCGAGCGCACCGGGCTTCTGATCGATCCCTATTTCTCCGCCACGAAGATCGCCTGGCTGCTGGACAATGTGTCGGGCGCTCGTGAAGCCGCCGAAGCGGGGCATCTGGCCTTCGGCACGGTCGATAGCTGGCTGATCTACAAGCTGACGGCTGGCCGCCGCCATGTCATCGACGTTACCAATGCCTCGCGCACCATGCTGTGCAACATCGGCACCGCCGAATGGGACGACGATCTGCTGAAGCTCTTCAACATTCCCCGGTCCATGCTGCCGGAGATCCTGTCGAACATCGACGATTTCGGCACCACGGAACCGGATCTGTTCGGCGGCCCCATTGCCATCAAGGGCGTTGCCGGCGACCAGCAGGCGGCCGTCATCGGCCAGGCCTGTTTTACGCCGGGCATGATGAAATCCACCTATGGCACCGGCTGCTTTGCGCTGCTGAACACCGGCACCGACCGGGTCACCTCCAAGAATCGGCTGCTGACGACGATCGCCTACCGGCTGAACGGCGAAATTCATTATGCGCTGGAGGGGTCGATCTTCATCGCCGGCGCGGCGGTGCAATGGCTGCGCGATGGCTTGAAGATGATCGGCAAGGCATCGGAGACCGCCGAACTCGCGGCAAAGGCCGATCCCGGCCAGCGCGTCTATCTCGTGCCGGCCTTCACCGGGCTTGGCGCGCCCTGGTGGGATGCCGAAGCACGCGGCGCCATGTTCGGCATGACCCGCAATACGGGGCCCGCCGAATTTGCCCGTGCGGCACTGGAATCAGTCTGCTTCCAGACGCGCGACCTGCTCGGCGCCATGCGCAAGGACTGGCCGCGGCAGGCCGATACGCTGCTGCGCGTCGATGGTGGCATGGCCGCCAATGACTGGACCATGCAGCGGCTCTCCGACATCCTCGGCGTTGCCGTCGATCGATCCGACTCGTCCGAAGTGACGGCCCTCGGGGCCGCCTGGCTCGCCGGCCATGGCGCGGGGATCTGGCCGGACCAGGCCGGATTTGCCGCAGAGTGGCATCTGGAGAGACAGTTCACGCCATCCATGGATGCAAACGAGCGAGACCTTCTGCTGAAAGGCTGGGATTGCGCCGTGCAATGCACGCTTGCCTTCGGCAAGTGA
- a CDS encoding SMP-30/gluconolactonase/LRE family protein: MSGFELVLDAKTALGECPLWSVDEQVLYFVDIKQKRIHRFDPADGSLGTLDLPEDVGCIGLAEGGGFVAGLRSGLWLVSVEGTLTRKLADNPEDQTISRFNDGMVDPAGRFIAGTVDETRERGIASLYRYDVRGIYKIVGELFTSNGVAFSPDGTRLYHSDTLRYSLYTYDYDVATGAATNRQLFAKFGSETDKGRPDGGAVDADGCYWTALFEGGRVQRYAPDGRLLAEYPVPAKCPTMVTFGGPDMKTLYCTSASIGRPAEELAEYPLSGALFAMRTEIPGLPKPLFNPEI; encoded by the coding sequence GTGAGCGGCTTCGAGCTTGTTCTGGATGCAAAGACCGCCCTTGGCGAATGCCCGCTGTGGTCCGTCGATGAGCAGGTCCTTTACTTCGTCGATATCAAGCAGAAGCGCATCCATCGTTTCGATCCGGCAGACGGGTCGCTGGGTACGCTGGACCTGCCGGAAGACGTCGGCTGTATCGGTCTGGCAGAAGGTGGCGGCTTCGTGGCCGGCTTGCGCTCCGGCCTCTGGCTTGTTTCTGTCGAGGGGACATTGACCCGTAAACTGGCGGACAATCCAGAAGACCAGACGATCAGCCGCTTCAATGACGGCATGGTCGATCCCGCCGGTCGTTTCATTGCCGGCACCGTGGATGAGACGCGCGAGCGCGGCATCGCCAGCCTCTATCGCTATGATGTCCGCGGCATATATAAGATCGTCGGAGAGCTCTTCACGTCGAATGGCGTGGCGTTCTCGCCCGATGGCACGCGGCTCTACCACTCCGATACGTTGCGCTACTCGCTCTATACCTACGACTATGATGTCGCGACGGGCGCTGCCACCAACCGACAGCTCTTTGCCAAGTTCGGCTCCGAGACAGACAAGGGCCGCCCCGATGGCGGCGCTGTCGATGCAGACGGCTGTTACTGGACCGCGCTTTTCGAAGGTGGCCGTGTGCAGCGTTATGCGCCGGATGGTCGGCTTCTGGCAGAATATCCGGTTCCCGCGAAGTGCCCGACGATGGTGACCTTTGGTGGGCCTGACATGAAGACACTCTACTGCACCAGCGCCAGCATTGGCCGCCCCGCGGAAGAGCTTGCCGAATACCCGCTCTCCGGCGCGCTGTTTGCCATGCGCACGGAAATCCCCGGCCTTCCGAAACCCCTCTTCAATCCCGAAATCTGA